aggtcatcctaataaaccagtggaaggaacatgtaaaaaatagggttcgtttcattgagaatgagataaagaaggccgagaggcaggtggacacAGTGTTAAAACCAAAGCAGGTAGGAAAGAACcagattgaaataaagaagccaAATTTAGAGGAGAAAATGGTCCTCAAAAACCTGGAGAGGATGGAGAACAAAAGGCTGGAGAAGCAGGTGCTTCAGATGGACCAGATGACAAAGGTTGAAGAACTAGTGGATCAGGTAGGTTTGAAGACTAAGGTTAATAAACCTGAGAAGCAGGTGTGTCTACAGGACAGGCAGGTGGTTCTAGTGAACCGGGTGAAGGAACCAGACAGGGATGAAGCACCTGAGCACCAGTGGACAGAACTGGAGGAGCCAGCAGCTTTGGAGCACCAAACATGGAAACTGAAGGAGCAGAACCTGGATAGAGGATGCACTGAAGGTACATTTGAGGGATTTTATAGATGGATGGTGGTGATCTGATGAAGGTGAACGTTACAAACTgaatcaggttgcatttctcccTCAGATCCACTGAAGAACATCTCCGAGGCGTCTTCAAACAAACCGGACCACGAGCAGCTGCAGGACGACGTTCTTGTTCCCCCCATCGTCGAAGCCCAACCTGGAGAGTCCGGGGCTCTGATGGAGACCGCGCGTGAAGATGAAGGTCTGGTTTCAATTCAGAAATACACGTTATACACGCTAGGTGGAGTAACGCTGGAGTTTCCTGTAACACGTGTGCATGTCGGCTCTGTGTTGCTGTGTAGGTGTCCCGATGCCGAAGTCGAGGAGAGCCAGCCTGAGAACCAAACGGTTCCAGTTCTTCAACGCCTGAAGCTGAGGTGGTGACGATCCGGAGATCATCCAATCACACGCCGACTTTTCCAAcatcaaaataacaataaagtgcCTTCATGAACATGTTGGTTGGTTTGATTTTGTGTACGTTGGGTATTGAGGGTGGACCGATAAAGATCCAATCGCTCCGatcccccttttccaccgacgtggaacggttccggttctggttccagataaaagaggttccagacagcgaactaccGTCTGATCTGGTGtcaagtgtagaggtttgggtgctgtgctggtgtctcgtatgcaGTGTTGCCAATTTATCCACTTTGTCGCTGtatttagcgactttttttcttttcttcaaaaaagcgactagcgacaattctagcgactttttctggtgttaagataagataagataagataagataagataagataagataagataagataagataagataagataagatcgccttttattatcccacagggggaaatgtgcagtgttacagcagctttcaagaatacaaaaaatagaaaaagacaaagtgtttacatgtatgtacacatgttaagaagtaagaatatgtaaaaattacaaaaatataaacagtattaataGAGGAAGTTAACCAAAAATTGCACAGTTGTTAAAAATATTGCAAACTGGCAACCCAAGATGGCAGCATAGATAACTTGCTCCCGATCAGTACTCGATAAAAAAAACCCGAATTCGATTATTTCGATAAAAATTAATACATCTGAAACAGAGATGGAAAGGGGAGGAAGACCAAGACGACAAATAAACCAAAAGAACCCGAAAAAACAACCCGAATTGACCGACGGAGACGGAGACGATACAGCAGATGACATGGAGGGAGAGGAAGAGTGCATGGAGTCCGAGGCGGCTGCGGTGATTCGAACAGGAATGAAAGACATCGTTAAGGAAATCCAGGACTTTAAAACCGAACTGAAAATAGAGTTCACCACATTCAAAgaagaaatgaaaaaagaaatgaaaaaaagaactgGAGGATTTTAGGAAGGACATTAACCGGCGGCTCACGGAAACAACGACAGAACTAAACACACGAGCTACAAGAATCACGGAAACTGAACAGAGAATCGAAGAGTTAGAAAACTGGAACATGGAGGCAAAAGAGGCTCTGCTTCAATCTATAAAACCACAGAGAACACTACAGGATATGCTGCCAGACCAAGAGGGAAGAAATCGGCGGAATAACATCCGCATCTTTGGCATGAAAGAGGGAGCAGAGGGCAGCTCGGTAACACAATTCATTAAACAACTTCTGAAAAACTAACTGCCTCTGCCGACAAACATGGATCTACAAATACAGCGGGCACacctataaaaatatataaaacctataaccagtacagagcgtttataagcagtacagagcgtttataaccagtacagagctctcataaccagtacagagcgtttataaccagtacagagctcttataaccagtacagagcgtttataaccagtacagagctcttataaccagtacagagcgtttataataataataataatacatttattttataaagagCCTTTCACGAGACCCAAGgctactgtacaataaaaacaatagaaatTACAGAGAGCATCAACATAAAACAGTaatgtgcatgtaaataaaatagataataatgtcatgattaggATAGTAATGGTATAAAAGTAGAGTAAAATACAAGATAagacaaaattaaaacaaaacaatgaaaatgtaagatgaaaataaaacactaaataaatgattaagcgATTGCTCACTCATAAGTTAACTGATAGAGATGTGTTTTGAGACTAACTTTGAATAATGACAATGAATGACAGGTACGTATCTGTAGTGGGAGTTCATTCCAGAGTTTAGGGCCAGCAACACTAAAAGCTCTGTCACCTACAGAACGTAATTTTGCAGATGGAACTGCTAGGAGATGCGAATTTGAGGAGCGTAAAGTGCGTGACGGAACATAGCTCTGAAGTAAGTGAGTCAAGTATGTGGGGGCGAGGCCATGGAGAGACTCATAGACAAGCACCAGTATTTTATAATGCACTCTAAACTGtactggaagccagtgaagatccCTCAGCACAGGTGTAATATGTTCGACAGATCTTTTACGGGTCAGCACCCTGGCTGCAGAGTTTTGGACATACTGTAATCTGTTTAAAAGCCGGTTAGGGAGACCATATAACATTGCATTACAATAATCGATACGGGATGTCACAAACGCATGAATAATAGTCTCAGCAgcagtaaaagaaagaaaagggcgAATTCTTGAAATGTTCTTAAGATGGTAAAAGGCGGTTTTGCATATATTTTTGATGTGAGGCTCAAATGACAGTGTTGTGTCCAGAATGACACCCAGATTTCGAACCTGAGCAGAGGAAGAAGTAACAAAACCCGGTAtagaaaatgaatgttactgagCTTCCTGACAGTCGCAGGTGAGGAAATCAGTATGGCCTCAGATTTAGTGCTATTTAGGCTCAGGAAGTTTTCACTCATCCAGGCCCGTACATCAGTCAGACATTCGATTAGTACAGTGGGAGGAAGAGTATGAGATGGTTTGGTGTAGATGTAGATTTGAACATCATCTGCAAAACAGTGAAACTGGAGCCCATGCCTTCTAATTATGTTACCCAGAGGGAGCATATACAATAAAAAGAGCAAGGGGCCAAGCACTGAACCCTGAGGGACACCACGGGACAACACACACGGATCAGACCGAAATCTCCCGACCGAAACAAACTGCTGCCTATCTGTAAGGTAAGAttggaaccaattaaaagcAGTGCCGTTGATGCCAATCAATGTTGCAAGCCTAGTAAGTAGCAAGGTATGGCAAACCGTATGAAAAGCAGCAGTAAGATCTAATAGAATCAACACATTCAGCATCCCCTGGTCAGCAGCTAATAGCAAATCATTCACCACCTTAACTAATGCTGTTTCCGTACTATGGTTCTTCCTGAAACCAGACCGGAACACTTCAAACAGTTCATTTGATTCCAGGTGATCATTAAGCTGAGAAGCAACAGTTCGCTCTAACAATTTGGCCAAAAAAGGAAGATTAGAGATTGGCCTAAAGTTAGCAAAGTTGTCAGGGTCTAAGCCAGGTTTTTTTAACACAGGAGTAACAGCTGCCAGCTTCAAACACGCTGAAACCAATCCTGAAGTGAGTGATGCATTTATGGCCTTTGTAATAAGGGGACAGATAGCAGGAAGGCAAGATTTCACCCATTGTGTTGGGATGGGGTCTAACTGACATGTAGTGACTCTTGAGTTTAAAATGAGCTGACTGACATAACCCTCATTAACAGTAGAAAAAGTGGAAAGATGACtaccagtaaattgtacagagaGAGAATGAGGATTCACAGAAGGTGGAATAATAGGAAACTGTGCATATATGGAATCaattttatgattaaaaaaGTCCAAAAACTGTGAGCAGAGTTCAACTGAAGGTGTTAATGGAAAGCAATTCAGTGGGCGTATCAACTTATTGACTGTTCGAAAAAGAGCTCTGGGATTGCCATTTGAGTGTTGAATGAGGTTAGAGTAGTcaaatgtttttgcttttttcagTGCCTCTTTATAACAGCCAACGTGATCTTTATAAGCGAGTGCATGCACCGTCAAGCCAGTTCTCCTCCAGCGACGCTCAAGCTGACGACCTGCAGCTTTTAGTTTACGCAGCTCTGGTGTGTACCAGGGTGCGGGTTGTGTAAAGGTTACTTTGCGAGTCTTTAGTGGTGCCAATTCACTAAAGATTGCAGAGAGGGTACTGTCATAGTGAGCCACAAGCTGGTCCGTGTTGTGACTATCACGATCAGTTTGATCAGTCTGACTGAGCATGtccatgaggagagaaggagtGATATTTCTAGTGTCCCTAAATGAGAACTGGTGTGATTTACGCTGCCCACGCTGAAGACATGGTATGgcaaaattaaaaaacacagcCTTATGATCAGAAATAAACAGTTCAATACCATGCAGGTTAGTGGGAGCGATGCCAACAGTACAGACAATGTCCAGAGTATGACCTTTGTTTTGAGTGGGAAAAGTTACATTCTGAGCGATGTCAAAACATTTAAGGAGATCTAAGAAACTTTTAGCAAATGAGCAGTTTTCAGAATcaacatgaatattaaaatcaccaagcAGCAGTACATTAGAGTACACAGGTATAAAAGAGGTGAGCATGTCAGAaaattcagaaataaaaacaggtgATAATTTCGGTGGCCGGTAGATGAGCAGAATTAAAACAGATCTAGAGGCAGAAATGAGCAGTGCAAGACATTCAAATGTGGTCACAGGGGGAAGTGGGATCGTTCTAACTTTAAGATTAGTCCGGTACACCACAGCAAGTCCCCCACCCCGACCCGATAAACGTGATTgcgatacatataaataatcagCAGGTAAAGTTTGGTTCAATGCAACATAATCATTGGGTTGCTGCCAAGTTTCAGTTAAACAAAGCAGATCAATATTGCGCTCCACAATAACATCAGCaatgagtgatgctttgttatTAAGAGAGCATACATTCAGTAAAGCACATTGAACATTAGAGTCAGTGTTCGGTGGAGacagatttattattttaacatattGAAGTATCCGACCACTAGCTTGTGTAGATGAGTCGAACGTTTCCGTGGGAATTTTAGGACGACATGGCGACCAAAGTGTGGGAATATTATTCAAATGCTGTTTGTAGACGAACGTCCGACCTGATCCTCGGTGGCAGTATTTAGGTCTCCGCAGGATGCCAAGGTTGCGAAGATGATAAAGTGAGTCAGATGGTTTAAAGTAAGTGTTTTGTAGTGCATATAGTTCACTAAAAGAGTACCTTACAGTTCTTACAGCCATGCTTAAAGCCTCCGTGGTAGGTAACACAGCAAGTCCACCAGAGAcgcagagcaggaattattccAGATATCCCAGTGAGAACCAGCAAACCCAGTCGCAGAAAAAGCCGACTCAGATCGATGTAATTATGACACTATGTCACAAATCACTCCACAGAGAATAATCACCAAAGCTCACACTGTAATCCAGAAAGTAAACACCGGTGCAGGTCCACGCCACAGATGAAAAGATCAGGTGTAGCAAGCTTGAGGAAGCAAAAGCTTCTCAAGAAAATAAGATCAGCACAGGAGtgagcaataaaaataaaataaaaatatatatttaaaataacagcAATTAACAGTTTGTAAGTTTCAACGGGGGAGAAGCGGCAGCCAAACACGCCAGCGTAACTCTCCAACACCTCCCACCAGTATAGGGAGAcagttataaccagtacagagcgtttataaccagtacagagctcttataaccagtacagggcgtttataaccagtacagagcacctataaccagtacagagcgtttataaccagtacagagctcttataaccagtacagggcgtttataaccagtaaagAGCacctataaccagtacagagcgtttataaccagtacagagcacctataaccagtacagagctcttataaccagtacagagcgtttataaccagtacagagctcttataaccagtacagagcgtttataaccagtatagagtcagggcgcatcatcctgctatgagaggccacagatatcagggaagcgtctccataaaagggtgaacatggtcttcaaccatgcttaggtaggagctccgtatcagagtaacatccacatggatggcaggacccgaggtttcccagcagaacgtccacagaagctcgtctgttggatcggaccacacgggccagccttctctccctacgtgcatcagtgagccttggcgcTCATGACCctatcgccggtttaccactgtcccttccttggagcacttttgatagatactgacccctgCAGACCAGGATCCAAACGTGCAtccatttttctgcttctaacatcaactaacaggtgctgtgatgaagagataatcagtgttattcacttcagctatcagtggtcataatgttatgcctggtcggtgtgtgtgtgtgtgtgtgtgtgtgtgtgtgtgtgtgtgtgtaaatacgtATATGGTAATAGAATTGATAGCCTTTATTAGTCATGTATACATGTACAGGTGTGCAGTATTCCAGCTGTtacgcccctggagcaaacagggttaaaggtcttgctaaaaggcagaactgggattcgaaccctcaacctttcgattaataGGGCCTGAAGCTCCTCCCACTGTCCCGCTCTACACTAGAGGTTAATGATGCTGagagcagcagtgatgatgcacacattgtgacatcatcatgatgacatcaccacaCTCCAAACCTCTGGTATAAATAGCCGCGTTTCGTGTGTTTGTGCTCATTTGATCTGAGACGCCGAGACAGTAAGCAGCATGAACATGTTCTCCTGTTGGACTTCTCCATCTGACGATGACGAGCCGCACAGGCGGGTAAACGAACCGGAGAAGaaggtaaagaagagaaaatggtggcagagacgccagaaGGTGGAGATGCAGGACGTGGAGGGTCAGGAGGGAAGCGGGGTAAAGGGTGAAGAGATGGGGCAAGGAGTGAGGCAGAATGTTTTAGAGGACCAGGCAGACCAAATACCAAAGATGGAGAAGCAGGTGGTTCTGGGAAAAACCAAACCTGAGAAGaaagtaaagaagagaaaatggtggcagagacgccagaaGGTAGAGATGCAGGACGTGGAGGGTCAGGAGGGAAGCGGGGTAAAGGGTGAAGAGATGGGGCAAGGAGTGAGGCAGAATGTTTTAGAGGACCAGGCAGACCAAATACCAAAGATGGAGAAGCaggtaaagaagagaaaatggtggcagagacgccagaaGGTAGAGATGCAGGTGGCCTCACGggacctggtggaagaaccagagcaggtcgtCCTAAAGGACCAGAGGAGGGAACCAGTAAACAAGGTGGTTCTGGTTTCTGAGATTGAGATGAAGAAGTTagagcaggtggacccagtggagcaggtggacccagtggaaaaaccagaccaggtcgtgaagaaggccgaaaggcaggtggacccagtggaaaaaccagaccaagtcgtgaagaaggccgaaaggcaggtggacccagtggaaaaaccagaccaggttgtgaagaaggtagagaggcagatggccccagaggaaaaaccagaccaggttgtgaagaaggtagagaggcaggtggacccagaggaaaaaccagaccaggttgtgaagaaggtagagaggcagatggacccagaggaaaaaccagaccaggttgtgaagaaggtagagaggcaggtggacccagaggaaaaaccagaccaggttgtgaagaaggtagagaggcagatggccccagaggaaaaaccagaccaggttgtgaagaaggtagagaggcaggtggacccagaggaaaaaccagaccaggttgtgaagaaggtagagaggcaggtggacccagaggaaaaaccagaccaagttgtgaagaaggccgagaggcaggtggacccagaggaaaaaccagaccaggttgtgaagaaggccgagaggcaggtggacccagaggaaaaaccagaccaagttgtgaagaaggccgagaggcaggtggacccagaggaaaaaccagaccaggttgtgaagaaggtagagaggcagatggccccgctgaacctggtggaagaaccagagcaggtcatcctaataaaccagtggaaggaacatgtaaaaaatagggtttgtttctttgagaatgagataaagaaggccgagaggcaggtggacccagtggaaaaaccagaccaggttgtgaagaaggtagagaggcaagtggacccagaggaaaaaccagaccaggtcgtgaagaaggccgagaggcaagtggacccagaggaaaaaccagaccaggtcgtgaagaaggccgagaggcaggtggacccagaggaaaaaccagaccaggttgtgaagaaggtagagaggcagatggccccgctgaacctggtggaagaaccagagcaggtcatcctaataaaccagtggaaggaacatgtaaaaaatagggtttgtttctttgagaatgagataaagaaggccgagaggcaggtggacccagtggaaaaaacagaccaggttgtgaagaaggtagagaggcaggtggacccagaggaaaaaccagaccaggttgtgaagaaggtagagaggcaggtggacccagaggaaaaaccagaccagatcgtgaagaaggccgagaggcaggtggacccagaggaaaaaccagaccaggttgtgaagaaggtagagaggcagatggccccgctgaacctggtggaagaaccagagcaggtcatcctaataaaccagtggaaggaacatgtgaaaaatagggttcgtttcattgagaatgagataaagaaggccgagaggcaggtggacccagtggaaaaaccagaccaggtcgtgaagaaggtagagaggcaggtggacccagtggacacagtgttaaaACCAAAGCAGGTAGGAAAGAACcagattgaaataaagaagccaAATTTAGAGGAGAAAATGGTCCTCAAAAACCTGGAGAGGATGGAGAACAAAAGGCTGGAGAAGCAGGTGCTTCAGATGGACCAGATGACAAAAGTAGAAGAACGAGTGGATCAGGTAGGTTTGAAGACTAAGGTTAATAAACCTGAGAAGCAGGTGTGTCTACAGGACAGGCAGGTGGTTCTAGTGAACCGGGTGAAGGAACCAGACAGGGATGAAGCACCTGAGCACCAGTGGACAGAACTGGAGGAGCCAGCAGCTTTGGAGCACCAAACATGGAAACTGAAGGAGCAGAACCTGGATAGAGGATGCACTGAAGGTACATTTGAGGGATTTTATAGATGGATGGTGGTGATCTGATGAAGGTGAACGTTACAAACTgaatcaggttgcatttctcccTCAGATCCACTGAAGAACATCTCCGAGGCGTCTTCAAACAAACCGGACCACGAGCAGCTGCAGGACGACGTTCTTGTTCCCCCCATCGTCGAAGCCCAACCTGGAGAGTCCGGGGCTCTGATGGAGACCGCGCGTGAAGATGAAGGTCTGGTTTCAATTCAGAAATACACGTTATACACGCTAGGTGGAGTAACGCTGGAGTTTCCTGTAACACGTGTGCATGTCGGCTCTGTGTTGCTGTGTAGGTGTCCCGATGCCGAAGTCGAGAAGAGCCAGCCTGAGAACCAAACGGTTCCAGTTCTTCAACGCCTGAAGCTAAGGTGGTGACGATCCGGAGATCATCCAATCACACGCCGACTTTTCCAAcatcaaaataacaataaagtgcCTTCATGAACATGTTGGTTGGTTTGATTTTGTGTACGTTGGGTATTGAGGGTGGACCGATAAAGATCCAATCGCTCCGatcccccttttccaccgacgtggaacggttccggttctggttccagataaaagaggttccagacagcgaactagcgtctGATCTGGTGtcaagtgtagaggtttgggtgctgtgctggtgtctcgtatgcaGTGTTGCCAATTTATCCACTTTGTCGCTGtatttagcgactttttttcttttcttcaaaaaagcgactagcgacaattctagcgactttttctggtgtagataagataagataagataagataagataagataagataagataagataagataagataagataagataagataagatcgccttttattatcccacagtgGGAAatgtgcagtgttacagcagcttttaagaatacaaaaaatagaaaaagacaaagtgtttacatgtatgtacacatgttaagaagtaagaatatgtaaaaattacaaaaatataaacagtattaataGAGGAAGTTAACCAAAAATtgcacagttattaaaaatattgcaAACTGGCAACCCAAGATGGCAGCATAGATAACTTGCTCCCGATCAGTACTCGATAAAAAAAACCCGAATTCGATTATTTCGATAAAAATTAATACATCTGA
This DNA window, taken from Trichomycterus rosablanca isolate fTriRos1 chromosome 3, fTriRos1.hap1, whole genome shotgun sequence, encodes the following:
- the LOC134310756 gene encoding titin-like, whose translation is MAPLNLVEEPEQVILINQWKEHVKNRVRFIENEIKKAERQVDPVEKPDQVVKKAERQVDPEEKPDQVVKKAERQVDPEEKPDQVVKKAERQVDTEEKPDQVVKKAERQVDPEEKPDQVVKKAERQVDPEEKPDQVVKKAERQVDPEEKPDQVVKKAERQVDPEEKPDQVVKKVERQMAPLNLVEEPEQVILINQWKEHVKNRVRFIENEIKKAERQVDTVLKPKQVGKNQIEIKKPNLEEKMVLKNLERMENKRLEKQVLQMDQMTKVEELVDQVGLKTKVNKPEKQVCLQDRQVVLVNRVKEPDRDEAPEHQWTELEEPAALEHQTWKLKEQNLDRGCTEDPLKNISEASSNKPDHEQLQDDVLVPPIVEAQPGESGALMETAREDEGVPMPKSRRASLRTKRFQFFNA
- the LOC134310757 gene encoding microtubule-associated protein 1B-like encodes the protein MNMFSCWTSPSDDDEPHRRVNEPEKKVKKRKWWQRRQKVEMQDVEGQEGSGVKGEEMGQGVRQNVLEDQADQIPKMEKQVVLGKTKPEKKVKKRKWWQRRQKVEMQDVEGQEGSGVKGEEMGQGVRQNVLEDQADQIPKMEKQVKKRKWWQRRQKVEMQVASRDLVEEPEQVVLKDQRREPVNKVVLVSEIEMKKLEQVDPVEQVDPVEKPDQVVKKAERQVDPVEKPDQVVKKAERQVDPVEKPDQVVKKVERQMAPEEKPDQVVKKVERQVDPEEKPDQVVKKVERQMDPEEKPDQVVKKVERQVDPEEKPDQVVKKVERQMAPEEKPDQVVKKVERQVDPEEKPDQVVKKVERQVDPEEKPDQVVKKAERQVDPEEKPDQVVKKAERQVDPEEKPDQVVKKAERQVDPEEKPDQVVKKVERQMAPLNLVEEPEQVILINQWKEHVKNRVCFFENEIKKAERQVDPVEKPDQVVKKVERQVDPEEKPDQVVKKAERQVDPEEKPDQVVKKAERQVDPEEKPDQVVKKVERQMAPLNLVEEPEQVILINQWKEHVKNRVCFFENEIKKAERQVDPVEKTDQVVKKVERQVDPVDTVLKPKQVGKNQIEIKKPNLEEKMVLKNLERMENKRLEKQVLQMDQMTKVEERVDQVGLKTKVNKPEKQVCLQDRQVVLVNRVKEPDRDEAPEHQWTELEEPAALEHQTWKLKEQNLDRGCTEDPLKNISEASSNKPDHEQLQDDVLVPPIVEAQPGESGALMETAREDEGVPMPKSRRASLRTKRFQFFNA